The following coding sequences lie in one Metallumcola ferriviriculae genomic window:
- a CDS encoding flavodoxin family protein: MLIVALNGSPQKEGNTVAMLNEALSEAKKMGAKTELIHVADALKDQKIPFCYNCTEPCEGKCFQGKKLGEAYELLVKADGILMGSPVYFGTVSGQLKAFWDKTRALRKDYKLLNVVGAAFTSGSGRFGGQETTAKALFDMMLVQGMTIVGDGYLEDGCGHQGAFAQKPAEEDASGLKRSRVLTRRVVQVAEATKQLRIR; the protein is encoded by the coding sequence TTGTTAATTGTTGCGTTAAACGGTAGTCCGCAAAAAGAGGGCAACACAGTGGCTATGCTTAATGAAGCATTGTCAGAGGCTAAAAAAATGGGTGCTAAGACCGAGCTCATTCATGTGGCTGATGCTTTAAAAGACCAAAAGATACCATTTTGTTATAACTGCACAGAACCCTGTGAAGGTAAGTGCTTTCAGGGAAAGAAACTGGGAGAGGCCTATGAACTGCTGGTGAAGGCAGATGGTATCCTGATGGGCAGTCCGGTCTATTTCGGCACTGTTTCCGGCCAGTTAAAAGCATTTTGGGATAAGACCCGGGCCTTGAGAAAAGATTACAAATTATTAAACGTAGTGGGGGCAGCTTTTACATCTGGCTCAGGACGCTTCGGCGGTCAGGAGACTACAGCTAAAGCTCTCTTTGACATGATGCTGGTTCAAGGCATGACCATTGTCGGTGATGGATATTTGGAAGATGGCTGCGGTCACCAGGGTGCTTTTGCGCAAAAGCCGGCGGAAGAGGATGCTTCCGGCTTGAAACGCTCAAGAGTATTGACCCGCCGGGTGGTACAGGTAGCGGAGGCTACCAAACAACTGAGAATACGCTAA
- a CDS encoding ABC transporter permease, with translation MLWAKMFRDLKENRGAYIACLVIIIIGLMIYTSFSMVIDNLTLSKNTFYQNQNFADGFADVQAIPFSEVSHLRDTPGIKDIQGRIVKDVQVLLPQREENVYLRLVSVDPNEANPINGVNLSQGIPLTNEESNIWIDNKFYEANKLSLNDELNIIAEGKKKSLQVVGVGISPEFVYALRTSSDLYPSPESFGVAFIPREIMQRLFPTQAAINSLVFTLEPDAQYNSVEERLESKLDRFGLTRLYPRKDQTSHLLLTGEIDGLESMATALPTFFLAVAGMILYIMLKRTVEQQRGQIGILKAFGFTYREILLHYLSYAVVLGAAGGIFGGLTGIALSYPFTDMYEMFFSLPGLKSSFSPGYLITGILLSLLFSLFAGYQGCKKILRLEPAEAMRPPAPPDAKKVLLERISIFWAMLTVQGKMAVRNISRNKGRSVFIFLGIMFSFAILGFTWSMNDLVQKMLFDQYEKIETYDVKVTLVAPGTEGKIQRELYNFPGVNKVEALAEVPVTLKNNWHKEDVLMLGIPNDSSLYHILDKDYNKVSPPVDGILLSERLAGLLNARVGTSLKVKNLLLRETEKEKYLEVVGIIPQYLGSNSYMELTALQKFTGQKDLATSFMVSMEQSKVEPLQKEYRQSAVIAGIDNQKKRLQQSQELMASYGSMIYIYALIGIIISFAIIYNSSVITLSERSHELASMRVLGMTPAEVLSVITFEQWFIAFFAILGGIPMSKMFLEGISQSISNDVYTMPTGITPSSFAIAFFVTVVSIWVAQRIAARKIARMSLVEALKAHE, from the coding sequence ATGCTTTGGGCGAAGATGTTTCGGGATTTGAAGGAGAACCGTGGCGCATATATTGCCTGCTTGGTCATTATCATTATCGGACTAATGATTTATACCTCTTTCTCCATGGTAATTGATAACTTAACTTTATCAAAGAACACATTCTATCAAAACCAAAATTTTGCTGATGGTTTTGCCGATGTTCAGGCCATTCCCTTTTCTGAGGTTAGCCACCTCAGGGATACGCCCGGTATTAAGGATATCCAAGGACGCATAGTAAAGGATGTCCAGGTACTCCTCCCCCAACGAGAGGAAAATGTCTACCTCCGTCTGGTATCGGTAGATCCAAATGAAGCTAATCCGATTAACGGAGTTAATTTGAGTCAGGGTATTCCCTTGACTAACGAAGAAAGTAATATCTGGATAGATAATAAGTTCTATGAAGCTAATAAATTATCCCTTAATGATGAGCTCAATATCATTGCCGAAGGGAAGAAAAAAAGTTTACAGGTCGTCGGTGTCGGTATTAGTCCTGAATTTGTCTACGCTTTGCGCACATCAAGCGACCTCTATCCTTCTCCGGAAAGCTTTGGCGTGGCCTTTATACCTCGGGAAATTATGCAGCGTTTATTCCCCACCCAGGCCGCAATAAATAGCCTGGTATTTACTTTAGAGCCCGATGCCCAGTACAACAGTGTGGAAGAGCGCCTTGAGTCCAAGCTTGACCGATTTGGTCTGACAAGGCTGTATCCCCGCAAAGACCAAACCAGTCACCTGCTGCTAACAGGTGAAATCGACGGTCTGGAATCTATGGCCACTGCACTGCCAACCTTTTTCCTGGCCGTAGCTGGAATGATCCTGTACATCATGCTTAAACGAACGGTTGAGCAGCAGCGCGGCCAGATCGGCATTTTAAAAGCCTTTGGTTTTACTTATCGGGAAATTCTACTCCACTATCTCTCATACGCAGTAGTACTAGGTGCAGCGGGTGGAATTTTTGGCGGGCTTACCGGCATAGCCCTGTCCTACCCCTTTACAGATATGTACGAAATGTTTTTTAGTCTGCCCGGTCTAAAAAGCAGTTTTTCTCCCGGCTATTTAATTACCGGTATCTTGCTGTCGCTGCTCTTTTCATTGTTTGCCGGTTACCAAGGATGTAAGAAAATACTTCGACTAGAACCAGCTGAAGCAATGCGGCCCCCTGCGCCGCCGGATGCCAAGAAAGTTCTACTGGAGAGAATCAGTATTTTTTGGGCGATGTTAACTGTTCAGGGAAAAATGGCAGTACGTAATATCTCTCGTAATAAGGGACGCAGTGTCTTTATCTTTTTGGGCATCATGTTTAGCTTTGCTATTTTGGGATTTACCTGGTCCATGAATGATTTAGTGCAAAAAATGCTCTTTGACCAATATGAGAAAATAGAAACCTACGATGTCAAAGTTACCTTGGTAGCGCCTGGGACCGAGGGTAAGATACAAAGAGAGTTATACAACTTCCCCGGCGTCAATAAAGTGGAAGCTTTGGCCGAGGTACCGGTAACCCTAAAGAATAATTGGCATAAAGAAGATGTACTAATGCTGGGTATACCAAACGATAGTAGTCTTTATCATATCTTAGATAAGGATTATAATAAAGTATCCCCGCCCGTTGACGGTATACTATTGTCTGAACGACTGGCAGGACTTCTCAATGCCCGGGTGGGCACGTCACTAAAGGTAAAAAATTTATTACTAAGAGAAACAGAAAAGGAAAAATACCTTGAAGTGGTGGGCATAATTCCCCAGTACCTAGGTTCCAATTCATATATGGAACTTACGGCCCTGCAAAAATTCACGGGACAAAAAGACTTAGCCACCTCCTTCATGGTCAGCATGGAGCAGTCTAAAGTTGAGCCGCTTCAAAAAGAATATAGGCAAAGTGCTGTTATCGCAGGTATTGATAACCAAAAAAAACGGCTGCAGCAGTCCCAAGAATTAATGGCTTCATATGGCAGTATGATTTATATTTATGCTTTGATTGGCATTATAATCAGCTTTGCCATTATCTATAATTCGTCGGTGATCACCCTGTCCGAACGCAGCCATGAATTGGCCTCCATGAGGGTGTTAGGTATGACGCCCGCTGAAGTACTTTCAGTCATCACTTTTGAACAGTGGTTTATTGCTTTTTTTGCAATATTGGGCGGTATACCCATGTCTAAGATGTTCTTAGAGGGTATTTCTCAATCCATCAGCAATGATGTCTATACCATGCCTACGGGGATTACCCCATCATCCTTTGCGATTGCATTTTTTGTGACAGTAGTGAGTATCTGGGTTGCACAACGTATAGCTGCAAGGAAAATTGCCCGGATGAGCTTGGTAGAAGCTTTAAAAGCGCACGAATAA
- a CDS encoding glycosyltransferase family 2 protein yields the protein MAAEVTVLIPSYNPGDYLQDALRSVFRQSYRNWHIILVDDASTDDSVAMFQDYLSHPKVTLIRNKYNLGQSRSMNIGLKQVDTPYVIQLDADDWLLPRTLEILVREARKKPEEVAVISGNIRVVVEEKAVGRKEDTPSVFIRKGRNFKDRWDFLLSNSSVWPRFYRTKALRSVGGWPTDDPFEGRYMEDKRILMRLIEKYRFHWIDQVLYVHRRHQYNQTGKMQSYRYITKWNIIDVLKRWGDLYNPVFSVDEDGWVYLVKLIPKNPIVEGSSLHSPEA from the coding sequence ATGGCAGCGGAAGTAACGGTATTAATACCTTCTTATAACCCCGGAGATTATTTGCAGGATGCTTTGAGAAGCGTTTTTAGGCAGTCCTATCGAAATTGGCACATTATTCTGGTGGACGACGCTTCCACGGATGATAGTGTGGCAATGTTTCAAGACTATCTATCTCATCCAAAGGTGACGCTTATCCGTAACAAGTACAATTTGGGCCAGTCTAGAAGTATGAACATTGGTTTAAAGCAGGTGGATACACCTTACGTAATTCAATTGGATGCCGATGATTGGCTATTACCGCGTACATTAGAGATTTTAGTACGGGAGGCCAGAAAAAAACCGGAAGAAGTTGCTGTGATCAGCGGTAATATCAGAGTGGTGGTTGAAGAAAAGGCGGTGGGCAGAAAGGAAGATACTCCATCGGTGTTTATCCGAAAAGGTCGCAATTTCAAGGACCGGTGGGATTTCTTATTATCAAACTCCTCAGTTTGGCCCCGCTTTTATCGAACGAAAGCCCTGCGCAGCGTTGGTGGATGGCCAACAGATGACCCTTTTGAAGGGCGCTATATGGAAGATAAGAGGATTTTGATGCGGCTAATAGAAAAATACCGCTTTCATTGGATTGACCAAGTATTATATGTTCATCGGAGGCATCAATATAATCAGACGGGTAAGATGCAGTCTTATCGTTACATTACAAAGTGGAATATCATTGATGTCCTGAAGCGTTGGGGTGACCTTTATAACCCGGTGTTTAGCGTCGATGAGGACGGTTGGGTTTATCTAGTCAAACTCATTCCCAAAAATCCAATTGTTGAGGGTTCTTCGTTACATTCACCCGAGGCCTAA
- a CDS encoding efflux RND transporter periplasmic adaptor subunit, whose amino-acid sequence MKRKWKIILGAVIALIIAGAFFTESTKGLEVDVLTVSPDTISKVFEEEGEVVSQVQRPIFPTYGGKIISLNVEEGQQVHSADVLAALDSQELELQLEQLKAEKKLTYLGKLAATQAKRQLDTARTDYQRSQQLFASGALTKAELEAAQSAFEAAETNLAQQQQNYSGKAESIAAQIDLLEHKIEQMNIKAPVDGIIANLAVKEGEAVVPNAPMMIIFQKENYQIETYILTEDVNRISPGMQVDLVQDNQEDDVRFSGTVKTIAPAAVDKISALGLEEKRVKVTIAPKIPDTLSLRPGYSLDVIFTTAKQEGKLIVPKTTLFPYQDGKALWLIKDGKASIHQVKTGFENDRNIVIEDGLAPGDNVILNPQLKGLKEGQKISGKNI is encoded by the coding sequence GTGAAACGAAAATGGAAAATAATTTTAGGAGCAGTTATTGCCCTTATCATTGCGGGCGCCTTCTTTACCGAAAGTACCAAAGGATTAGAAGTGGATGTGTTGACGGTATCACCGGATACGATCAGCAAAGTTTTTGAAGAAGAAGGAGAGGTAGTTTCCCAGGTACAGCGCCCCATTTTCCCTACTTATGGCGGCAAGATTATTAGCTTAAACGTGGAAGAAGGTCAGCAGGTACATTCTGCTGATGTGCTGGCAGCCTTGGACAGCCAAGAATTAGAACTGCAATTAGAACAACTAAAGGCAGAAAAGAAACTCACCTACCTGGGTAAGCTTGCGGCAACCCAGGCGAAACGTCAGCTTGACACAGCAAGGACTGATTACCAGCGCAGTCAGCAGCTTTTCGCCAGCGGCGCTTTAACAAAAGCGGAATTAGAAGCGGCCCAAAGTGCTTTTGAAGCAGCGGAAACAAATCTGGCTCAACAGCAGCAGAATTACAGCGGCAAAGCCGAAAGTATAGCAGCACAAATTGATTTATTGGAGCACAAAATTGAACAGATGAACATTAAAGCGCCGGTGGACGGCATCATAGCCAACTTAGCTGTCAAGGAAGGTGAAGCTGTTGTCCCTAACGCACCGATGATGATAATATTCCAAAAGGAAAACTATCAAATTGAAACCTACATCCTTACCGAAGATGTTAATCGGATAAGCCCTGGTATGCAGGTAGACCTCGTCCAAGATAACCAGGAAGACGATGTCCGCTTTAGTGGCACCGTTAAAACAATCGCGCCGGCGGCAGTTGACAAAATATCGGCCCTGGGATTGGAAGAAAAGCGGGTGAAAGTGACTATCGCGCCAAAAATACCGGATACACTTTCGCTGCGTCCCGGCTACAGTCTGGATGTTATTTTCACTACTGCCAAACAAGAAGGTAAGCTGATTGTGCCTAAGACGACCTTATTCCCATATCAAGATGGTAAAGCACTATGGTTGATTAAGGATGGAAAGGCCTCAATCCACCAAGTAAAAACGGGCTTTGAGAATGACCGCAATATCGTTATTGAAGATGGATTAGCTCCAGGCGATAATGTAATCTTAAACCCACAGCTTAAGGGTCTTAAAGAAGGCCAAAAAATTAGTGGAAAAAATATTTAG
- a CDS encoding ABC transporter ATP-binding protein, translating into MDPLITAKNLSKYYQMGEVRVEALKAATFQLYQGELVVILGPSGSGKSTLLNIIGGMDQASEGELFYQDVPLHTADSKKLTLFRRNDVGFVFQFYNLMPNLTAHENVSLAAQIVTKPLPVDETLGKVGLLDRQNHFPAQLSGGQQQRVALARALVKNPKMLLCDEPTGALDSQTSIQVLGLLKEFSRTYDKTVAIITHNTAISAIADRIFHLKDGRLADVEVNNNPVPPEQVNW; encoded by the coding sequence ATGGACCCCTTAATCACAGCCAAAAATCTATCAAAGTACTATCAAATGGGTGAAGTAAGAGTTGAGGCATTAAAGGCGGCAACTTTCCAACTGTATCAAGGCGAGCTGGTAGTAATTCTGGGACCCAGCGGTTCGGGAAAGAGTACTCTTTTAAACATCATCGGCGGCATGGATCAGGCAAGCGAAGGTGAACTCTTCTATCAGGATGTTCCCCTGCATACCGCCGATAGTAAGAAGCTTACTCTCTTCCGTAGAAATGATGTAGGCTTTGTCTTTCAGTTCTATAACTTAATGCCCAACCTCACCGCCCACGAGAACGTCAGTCTAGCGGCTCAAATTGTGACGAAACCGCTGCCGGTGGACGAAACCCTTGGTAAAGTGGGTCTTTTAGACCGGCAAAACCATTTTCCTGCGCAATTATCCGGTGGTCAGCAGCAGCGGGTTGCGTTGGCCCGGGCCTTGGTGAAGAATCCAAAAATGCTTCTATGCGATGAACCTACCGGCGCGCTGGATTCCCAAACCAGTATTCAAGTGCTGGGCCTATTAAAAGAGTTTTCAAGAACCTATGATAAGACAGTGGCAATTATTACACACAATACAGCAATCAGCGCCATTGCTGACCGGATTTTTCATCTCAAGGACGGCAGGTTGGCCGATGTTGAGGTCAATAACAATCCCGTCCCACCGGAGCAGGTGAACTGGTGA
- a CDS encoding NAD-dependent epimerase/dehydratase family protein: MHYLLTGGTGFIGTHLTMRLLEKNSHQVTVLDNFMSSRPSKNQVNNCTVVQGSVLDKTLVDSLVKECDQIIHLAAVVGVRQAIKKGLDGLRVNFIGTDNVLEAATKYGKEVFVSSSSAIYGKISEIPVPEEADCLLGCSYKSSWLYSVSKLAEEHLALAYFREMNTQVKIGRFFNVIGPYQTGAYGMVVPTFIKKALNNEPLPVYHTGEQTRTFVYIEDALNGLEYVLDQGLIGRVYNIGGIKEISILNLAKIIISLTGSQSQISFVPYKEAFGDSFEETARRVPDINQLQGLGYVPRFTLNQALLEIIDHHRQMGQD; the protein is encoded by the coding sequence ATGCATTATCTTCTTACAGGTGGAACCGGCTTCATCGGCACTCATCTAACTATGAGGTTACTAGAGAAAAATTCACACCAAGTTACTGTCTTAGATAACTTCATGTCCAGCCGTCCATCAAAAAACCAAGTAAACAACTGTACTGTGGTGCAAGGAAGTGTTCTTGATAAAACTCTGGTCGATTCTTTGGTAAAAGAATGTGATCAAATCATTCATTTGGCAGCTGTAGTTGGCGTGCGGCAGGCCATTAAAAAAGGTTTGGACGGCTTGAGGGTAAATTTTATCGGCACAGATAACGTGCTAGAAGCAGCCACTAAATACGGTAAAGAAGTCTTTGTTAGCTCTTCATCGGCAATATACGGCAAAATTAGTGAAATACCCGTACCCGAAGAAGCGGATTGTTTATTGGGATGCAGTTATAAATCCAGTTGGCTATATTCAGTCAGTAAGCTGGCGGAAGAACATTTGGCTCTGGCGTATTTTCGTGAAATGAACACTCAAGTTAAAATTGGTCGGTTTTTTAATGTAATTGGGCCTTATCAAACCGGGGCGTACGGTATGGTTGTACCCACCTTTATTAAGAAAGCACTAAATAATGAGCCGCTTCCGGTATATCATACCGGTGAACAAACCAGGACCTTCGTCTACATTGAAGATGCATTAAATGGGCTGGAATACGTTCTCGACCAAGGTCTTATAGGAAGGGTCTACAATATCGGCGGTATTAAAGAAATCTCAATTTTAAATCTAGCTAAAATAATAATCTCTCTTACCGGGTCGCAGTCACAGATTAGCTTTGTACCCTATAAAGAGGCTTTTGGTGACAGCTTTGAAGAAACTGCACGACGTGTTCCGGACATAAATCAACTGCAAGGCCTCGGTTATGTACCCCGTTTTACCTTAAACCAAGCCCTATTAGAAATCATTGACCATCACCGCCAAATGGGGCAGGATTAA
- a CDS encoding LysM peptidoglycan-binding domain-containing protein, with protein sequence MAGLRRSIRILICSLVFTLTLALAAQAAGLGERTLRYGMTGEDVGQLQQSLQQRGYYQDYRVDGIYGPGTLKGVQNFQRDQALAVTGVVAGETMDRLVPQQAGMQLIRATHLVARGDTLWLLSQRYGTTVSAIMAANGMNGSIIYIGQTLAIPAAGEVKMPTPSRGGNRSADLVSWDQAKEIFAMYDYAVVTDVATGIAFKVQRRGGSLHADSQPLTAVDTAKMKQIYGEWSWARRAITVTVDGRTMAASMNGMPHGDGAIKDNNFPGHFCIHFLGSRTHGTKSLDPAHQQAVRVAAGLE encoded by the coding sequence ATGGCAGGTTTACGAAGAAGTATTCGCATTTTGATTTGTAGTCTAGTTTTTACCCTTACCTTAGCATTGGCTGCCCAGGCTGCAGGTCTGGGTGAGCGTACATTACGCTATGGTATGACCGGGGAAGATGTGGGGCAGTTACAGCAGAGTTTGCAGCAGCGAGGTTATTATCAGGATTATCGTGTTGATGGTATTTATGGACCTGGAACCTTAAAGGGTGTGCAGAATTTTCAGCGTGATCAGGCACTTGCGGTAACCGGTGTGGTGGCTGGGGAAACAATGGACAGGCTGGTACCGCAGCAAGCAGGGATGCAGTTAATCAGAGCCACTCACTTGGTAGCGAGAGGTGATACACTCTGGCTTCTGTCCCAACGGTACGGCACTACGGTTTCGGCCATAATGGCGGCAAATGGAATGAACGGCAGTATTATCTACATAGGCCAGACCTTGGCTATTCCTGCTGCAGGTGAGGTAAAGATGCCTACGCCTTCGCGGGGTGGTAACAGATCTGCTGACTTAGTGTCCTGGGATCAGGCTAAGGAAATCTTTGCTATGTATGATTATGCTGTGGTGACTGATGTAGCTACAGGGATAGCATTTAAGGTACAGCGGCGAGGTGGGTCTCTCCATGCTGATTCACAGCCACTTACTGCGGTAGATACGGCAAAGATGAAACAAATCTACGGTGAATGGAGTTGGGCTCGCCGGGCTATTACTGTCACAGTAGACGGGCGCACTATGGCTGCTTCAATGAATGGTATGCCTCATGGAGATGGCGCTATTAAAGATAACAACTTTCCTGGACATTTTTGTATTCATTTCTTAGGCAGCCGCACTCATGGTACGAAAAGTTTGGATCCGGCCCATCAACAGGCAGTAAGAGTTGCTGCCGGGTTGGAATAA
- a CDS encoding GT-D fold domain-containing glycosyltransferase, giving the protein MNTYHVNEMFSVAQVMERLQAALVQQEPHSIIRIGHAEMYVMSINTWPEITNWPDRIKAFDRYLKYCGITGKRKSINDSLIRAVLKADIVGTGDHIEFWRLQMEKIFRYYGIRPEQTCSAWVSQKMIATREFFDVIRGKRIVLVGRRAKEAVAKFEYHGVKVVQTRGLEGFEEVETTLNWFEGIPDFDIALVAAGVPATTICPAIAELTGRIAIDFGHALDLIIDGQPGFHFEELVTDFNLKHKGGV; this is encoded by the coding sequence TTGAACACATACCATGTGAATGAAATGTTTTCAGTGGCTCAGGTAATGGAGCGATTACAGGCAGCTCTAGTTCAGCAGGAACCACACTCGATAATCCGCATAGGCCATGCCGAAATGTATGTCATGTCTATCAACACATGGCCAGAGATCACCAATTGGCCGGATAGGATAAAAGCATTCGATAGGTACTTGAAGTATTGTGGGATTACCGGAAAAAGAAAATCTATTAATGATAGCTTAATTCGGGCAGTGCTCAAGGCGGACATTGTCGGCACCGGTGACCACATTGAATTTTGGCGGCTGCAGATGGAAAAAATCTTTCGCTATTATGGTATTCGTCCTGAACAGACCTGCAGCGCCTGGGTTAGTCAAAAGATGATAGCCACTCGTGAGTTTTTTGACGTTATTAGGGGTAAGCGGATAGTTTTGGTAGGAAGAAGAGCCAAGGAAGCGGTAGCGAAGTTTGAATACCACGGTGTAAAAGTAGTACAAACCAGGGGATTAGAGGGTTTTGAGGAAGTAGAAACCACATTGAACTGGTTTGAAGGAATTCCTGATTTTGATATAGCTTTAGTGGCAGCGGGGGTCCCCGCAACTACTATTTGCCCGGCCATTGCCGAATTGACCGGACGAATAGCTATTGATTTCGGCCATGCACTTGACTTAATCATTGATGGGCAGCCGGGCTTTCATTTTGAAGAGTTGGTAACAGATTTTAACTTGAAACATAAAGGTGGGGTATAA